The genomic interval GCCAGGAGATTGTGCAGATGCTGGGGGTGGTGAGCCAGTCGCTGTCCGGGCAACTCGATGGCCTGCTGGATATCTCCAAACTGGATGCGGGCATCGTCCAGCCCGAGCTGAAAGTCCAACGCCTTGACCAACTGGTGCAGGCCCATGTGGCAGTGCAGGCGGCCATCGCCGAGGACAAGGGCTTGTACATGCGCGCACATTGCAACGCACCGGTGCTGGTGATGACGGATGCGCACCTGGTCCAGCGGGTGCTGGGTAACCTGACCAGCAACGCGCTGAAGTTCACGACCAGCGGCGGTATCGATGTGGCCCTGACCACCCAGGATGGCCGCGCGGTTCTGGAGGTGGCCGATACCGGCATCGGCATTGCCCCCGAGCACCAGGTACTGGTGTTCCAGGAGTTCTACCAGATTGGCAACGCGGAGCGCGACCGTTCGCAGGGCCTGGGCTTGGGCCTGGCTATCGTCCAGCGGATGTGCGGTTTGCTGGGCATCCAACTGCACCTGGAATCAAAGCCCGGACAGGGCAGCCGTTTTACCTTGAATTTGCCGCTGGCCGAGGCGCCGCCGGTGGAGGCATTGCCTGCGGGTCCGCCGCTGGCCGTGGTGCAGCCGGGCATGGCTGTGCTGGTGGTGGACGACGAGGTGGGTATCCGCCAGGGCATGCGCTTGCTGCTGGAAGAGCTGGGCTGTTATGCCCTGTTGGCCGACGGAGTGGCGCAGGCGCGGGAGCATGCCCACACGCACAAGATCGACATGGTGATTTCAGACTGTCGGCTACGCCATGCCGACACCGGGTTTGACGTAGTGCGCCAGGTGCGTGATGTGCACCCTTGCGCCTACGCCTTGCTCATCAGCGGTGATACCGCTCCCGACCGGCTGCAGCAGGCGCAGGCCGAGGGCATCCCCATGTTGCACAAACCCGTGACACTCGCTGCGCTGTTGGCGCACATCCACCAAGCAAGGCCACTCTCATGAACCCCACCCCGCCTGACACCCCAGCAGCAGATTCGATGGACACCAACCGCCGCACGCGATCGCTGTCCCAGGGGCTGGTCGATCTGCAAGACCGTGTATGTGAAGACCCGAAGCTGGTATTTGACGTGGTGATCGTCGGTAGCGGCTACGGCGGCAGTGTGGCGGCCCAGCAGTTGGCGGGTTTGCGGCACGGCAATAAGAACCGCGAGCTCCATGTCTGCGTGCTGGAGCGGGGCAGCGAGTACCTGCCGGGCATGTTTCCCACCAGCTTTGCCGATCTGCCAGGCCATGTGCGCTGGGGTGCGCAAGGCACGGGCCAGGTATCGGGTACGCCGGAAGGCCTGTTGGACGTACGTGCCGGTGGCGATGTGTCCGCCCTGGTGGCCAACGGATTGGGTGGTGGGTCTTTGGTGAATGCCGGCGTACTGCTGGCCCCC from Comamonadaceae bacterium OS-1 carries:
- the rcsC_1 gene encoding sensor histidine kinase RcsC; the encoded protein is MVTTADNAHDSMDPAAQVAQQEFVRDQFVALFLKQNKRAQVGLLCCAGLVCVLLLYRVPGYFAQFWMAGVLVVSGARFVWTDRIVGQGGAAPARVGQLLLLNGVCLMLPVAAFNWFNDVDRAFVTIVLMATATASVVTTSGYRGIFLWFASPLLVSLSIAWGVAADVGDSAWAGPGMGVLITLYLGFLVGLGRDAFRLFDSSCRIRFAENSLNHRLTLALEEARLAGQAKTRFLAAASHDLRQPLHTIGVLLAAMGLRKLDTRSQEIVQMLGVVSQSLSGQLDGLLDISKLDAGIVQPELKVQRLDQLVQAHVAVQAAIAEDKGLYMRAHCNAPVLVMTDAHLVQRVLGNLTSNALKFTTSGGIDVALTTQDGRAVLEVADTGIGIAPEHQVLVFQEFYQIGNAERDRSQGLGLGLAIVQRMCGLLGIQLHLESKPGQGSRFTLNLPLAEAPPVEALPAGPPLAVVQPGMAVLVVDDEVGIRQGMRLLLEELGCYALLADGVAQAREHAHTHKIDMVISDCRLRHADTGFDVVRQVRDVHPCAYALLISGDTAPDRLQQAQAEGIPMLHKPVTLAALLAHIHQARPLS